AAGAGAAAGGAACTCAGGACCGTCGCCTTCAGGATCCGGATGAGGTCATTCATCGACGCATAGCGCCAGACGCCGCTGTAGAGTCCGAAAACGGAAAAACAGACGACGCGCATCACCACGAGAACGGGCAGTGTGTTCAGGAACACCGCGAAGTAGTGGTCGGGGATGGTGAAATTGAAGCGCAGGAAGTAGGCCGACCAGTACGACAGGGCGGTGACCGCCATGTCGCTTATCAGAACGATAAGCCTCTTCGCGTTTCCTATGAGCCGAGTTCTCATCTTCTTTGAAAGTCCCTAAATCTTATACCAGCATAGCTCTGCATTTTCTATGGTTTTCTTATCCTGAACACGGCAAAGGAATACCGTTTGTAACCCTCGAACTCGGGAACGGGTATGCGCTCCAGTGTCGTCGGGGCGGAATTTTTTATGAACTCTCTCACGGCGGGACCCATGTTCTTCTCATCGACTATAAGGTAGGCAGCCTTGACGGAGACCAGGAAATCGTACATTGCCGAAGCGCGTATCTTTCCGGGAATGACGACATAGTTGGCGTCGGCATAGAAGACAAGGCGAGTCAGCCGGAGCTCGACGGCCAGTTTGTCATCCAAATGACCGGCCCCTTTCAGATAAATTCCCGCCTTCTTCATTTCCACCTTCTCATGTCCGGGCCACGCGAGTGTCCGGGGCAAAATAGCCGCGGACAGCACAGCCACGAACAGGAAGGTCGCATGACGGGCGGTGAGCCTCTTCGCCTTACTCCGTACCAGTCTTCTGATGCGCTCATTGAGTTCGAAAAAACCGATCCCGACCCAGAGGAAACTGGGTATGCCCATGAGAAGACCATGCCTGGTGCTCAAATAACCGGTCCGCGACATGTAGGCCCAGGACACCGCAAGGTAGACAAACAGCCATATCAGGACAGGAATTTCCCTGTCAGAACAGGGGTATACCCGTCTTCGAAAGACACCGAAGAACAAAAGACCGAGAAAGATGACGGGGAATGATCCGAAATACTTTGACAGCAGACCGACTGCGAGATGGATCTGATTCCTGGCGGAAGACCTCTCCGGAACCGATGCCGGCGTTTGGGGACCTGCCGACTC
The sequence above is a segment of the Syntrophorhabdaceae bacterium genome. Coding sequences within it:
- a CDS encoding glycosyltransferase family 39 protein, with the protein product MDLLSRYQRLTPLVLLAFALLLRLYGAVVPGMITPDGVLYINTARMIEAGQWQRVSEESFYTIYPFLIVLFQKIIPNWETAGRMVSVTFGSLAVLPLYLLFKRIFDARIAVAVVIAFTVSHKILEFSSNVLREPVFWCFSLFALWAAWEGISRRKWFMVTAAGFFAGLSAMARMEGIALIGIITLWMVWVLLYKEHRVRTFLIYALVVLVIFPATFAVPLTLLKAETGRWELGLVGSRLPTLITGDSDEVLAARASESAGPQTPASVPERSSARNQIHLAVGLLSKYFGSFPVIFLGLLFFGVFRRRVYPCSDREIPVLIWLFVYLAVSWAYMSRTGYLSTRHGLLMGIPSFLWVGIGFFELNERIRRLVRSKAKRLTARHATFLFVAVLSAAILPRTLAWPGHEKVEMKKAGIYLKGAGHLDDKLAVELRLTRLVFYADANYVVIPGKIRASAMYDFLVSVKAAYLIVDEKNMGPAVREFIKNSAPTTLERIPVPEFEGYKRYSFAVFRIRKP